Part of the Aureitalea marina genome, AATGATGATTTTAGGGGGGTGATTTTCGAATTGCTAAATTACGAATTATTGCCCTATTTTTTTAACATTTCCGCAAACGAAGTGGGTTAAAAAAACCTTAATTCAGGGTATAAAAAAACCCCGCCTTAGCGGGGTTGATAATTTGTTCGATATACCTAGACTTTAAAAGCACTTCTTCCTGGATAATAGGCGATCTCATCCAATTGCTCCTCGATCCGGATCAGTTGATTGTATTTGGCCATCCTATCGCTTCTTGAGGCAGATCCGGTTTTGATCTGACCCGTGTTCAGCGCAACGGCCAGATCGGCGATGGTATTGTCTTCGGTTTCTCCACTACGGTGAGACATCACACAAGTATAACCCGCATTATGCGCCATATTCACCGCTGCAATAGTCTCTGTAAGGGTTCCGATCTGGTTCACCTTAATCAAAATAGAATTGGCAATGCCCTGCTCTATTCCTCTTCCCAATCGCTCTACATTGGTCACAAACAGATCATCACCCACCAGTTGAACCTTGTCTCCCACCAGGTCGGTCAAATGTTTCCAACCTTCCCAGTCGTTCTCGTCCATTCCATCTTCTATGGATATGATTGGATATTTTCCTGCCAATTCAGCCAAATATTCGGCTTGTTGACGGGAGTCGCGCTTCTCTCCTTTGTCACCCTCAAAAATGGTGTAATCATACACTCCATCCTTGTAGAACTCTGCCGAAGCACAATCCAAGGCAATCATAACCTGCTCACCGAGCTTATATCCAGCTTTCTCAGTAGCGAGAGCGATGGTTTCCAGGGCGTCTTCTGTCCCACCCAGGGTTGGTGCAAATCCTCCTTCGTCTCCTACGGCAGTGCTCAGACCCCGGTCGTGTAATACTTTTTTGAGATTGTGGAAGATCTCACTTCCCATCTTCAGAGCTTCAGTAAAGCTTTCGGCATTGACCGGCATGACCATGAACTCCTGGAAGGCGATCGGTGCATCACTGTGAGAACCACCATTAATAATGTTCATCATAGGAACAGGCAAGGTCTTGGCGCTAACTCCTCCTACATATCTGTAAAGAGGCATGGCCAGTTCGTTAGCAGCCGCCTTGGCTGCTGCCAAAGAGACTCCGAGGATCGCATTGGCACCCAAACTGGACTTATTAGGTGTTCCATCTAATTCGAGCATGATCTTATCGATCATTTCCTGGTCAAACACAGAGATCCCAAGTAAGGTTCCGGCTATCTTACCGTTTACATTTTCCACGGCCGTTAGCACTCCTTTACCCATATAATCGCTTCCTCCATCTCTAAGCTCCACGGCTTCGTGTTCTCCGGTAGAAGCACCTGAAGGTACAGCTGCGCGACCCAGGATTCCATTCTCGGTGATCACGTCTACTTCCACTGTTGGATTTCCTCTGGAGTCGAAGATCTGACGGGCTACAATGTCGATGATAATGCTCATAGTAATGGTGTTTTTTTGTAGGGTTGAAGATACAAAAAAGGGCCCCATTTCTGGGGCCATTTCTATCTAGTGAATTAGAAAATACGCTTATTTAACACTATAACGATTTCGCCTTCTAGCTACTTAGGCGCCAACTAGGCTGTGACTTTTCACATTGGTTAGGAACTCGTCAAACAGGTAGCGTGCGTCGTGGGGTCCGGGACTGGCTTCAGGGTGATACTGAACCGAAAACACAGGCTTACCGGCGATCCGAATTCCGGCTACGGTATGATCGTTCAAATGAACGTGAGTGATACTAACCTGCTCATGAGCTTCGGTCTCCTCCCGATTTATAGCGAATCCATGATTTTGAGAGGTGATCTCTCCCTTACCTGTTTCCAGGTTCTTCACCGGGTGGTTGATCCCTCGGTGTCCGTGGTGCATCTTATAGGTCGAAATTCCCATTGCCTGCGCCAATACCTGATGGCCTAAACAGATTCCGAATGCCGGTTTGCCGGAATCGATAACCTTTTTGGCCGTTTCGATGGACTGGGTAAGCGGTTCCGGGTCTCCAGGTCCGTTGGAAAAGAAGTATCCATCTGGCTGGAAATCCGACATCTGCTCAAAGCTCGCATCATATGGAAAAACTTTGATGTAACAGTCTCTGGAGGCCAGGTTTCGCAGAATGTTCTTTTTGATCCCAATGTCCAGGGCAGATATCTTATATGTTGCATTCTCGTCACCAAAGAAATAAGGCTCTTTGGTAGAGACTTTAGATGCCAACTCCAAGCCCTTCATATCAGGAACTTCGGCTAGTTCTTTTTTCAACTGGTCAACTTCATCCACCCGAGTAGAAATAACTGCATTCATTGCACCATTGTCCCGAATATAGCTGACCAATGCTCGTGTGTCCACATCGCTGATGGCTAGTAATTTGTTCTTATCCAGGAATCCCTCCAGGGAATCATCGGCCAGTGGTCTGGACTGGTGATAGCTGAAGTTGCGACAGATCAATCCTGCGATCTTAACGCCATTGGACTCGTTCTCCTCTTCGAAGGTCCCATAGTTCCCAATGTGCGCGTTGGTAGTCACCATGAGTTGACCGTAGTAGGAAGGATCAGTAAAGATCTCCTGATAACCGGTCATTCCGGTGTTGAAACAAACTTCTCCGAAAGCAGTGCCTTCCTTTCCGCCTACTGCTTTACCGTGAAAAATGGTCCCGTCCGCTAATAAGATCAGGGCTGGTTTTCTGGTTTGATATTTCATAGCTAAAAGAATTTTTCAAAGATACGACCTTACGGTCTTTATGTTAATATCCTAAACAAAACTTATGCACAAAAAAAGGAGTGAAAATCACTCCTTTATTCTGTTCCGAGAACGGCATCCAACATTCGTTTGACATCCAGTTCTCTTTTAAATGACAAATCGTATTTATCAACAAATTCCATCAGTTGACCCTCCTTATCGCCTACCAAGGTGACCACATCCTTCTTCCGCATTCTAAATACCTTGAAGGAGTTCTTCTTTCTGAGATAATAGGTCGACTGTTGCTCGTACTTACTCGGCCTGTTGACCATGGGGTTATCAGATCCCTCTGTAAAAGTCAAATAATGATATTTGAGCAAGGAAAAATCGGAATTCTCATAGATCACTTCAAAATAGGTAGAGCCGCGCTCTACGGGGAAGTAATATTCTTTGAATTCCCTTCCGTTAATATAAGCCCGCTCCAGGCTCTTATTATCGAATGTAAAAATGGTGTCCTCACTGACCTTAGACTCAAAGACCTTACGATACAGATTAAAGTTGATGTTTCGAATTAAAAATCGGGTGCTTTCTCCGGTGGTTACCTCTAACACACCTGTGTTGGTCCAGGATTCGAACAAATGGACAGAACCAGAAATGTTTCTGGCCGGACTGATCACCATAGAGGTACCTCCCAAGTTCTGACCTCCGGCTCCTATCGCTGATAAGTTCTGAATCACAATGGCATTATTGGCATCGATAGGGTTATCGTCCTGAGCCAAGCCCATAGACAGGCTTAATAACAAACCGACCAATAATGTTATTTTCCTCTTCATAAGCTTTCCCCGCATCTGATACTCGCTCCACATAAGCGATAATATACTAATTATTCATAAGGTTGGTCAACATCCTTCTGACATCATCCTCCTTTTTGAAAGAAAGATCATTGGTCTTGGCATATTCCTCCAACTCCCCTGATTCCTCTCTGGCAAGAGCCAGGATGGCCTTCTTTTTAAATTTAAAATCCTTGATGGAATTTCCATCCTTCACGTAATAGAATTCCTTTTTGGTGATCTTGGTACGAGACCTGTTGACCATAGGATTTGGATTGGCTTCCACTACATGGATGCTATATCCTTTGAGTAGTGAAAAATCAGGCCCTTCAAAGATCACCTCATATACTTCATTCCCTCTTTTGGATGGATTGTAGATACTTTTAAACGGCTTATCGTTTATCACTAACCGATCGTAGGTGCTGATATCAAAGATCACTACAGAGTCCTGCGAGATCTTGGACATAAAATTACCGGAGCGAACATTGTAATTCATATTCGTAAAGATGTACCGCTTATCATCTACTTCGATAACACCTCTATTTTCCCATTGATCGAACAGATAGACAGAACCTTCGGCATCTGCCCGAGAAAGGATGATATCGTCAAAATCGGTTAAACTGGCCCATCCCCTGATCTTCTGAACGTCGATATTGGTGATCAGGGATTCCGGATTTCTCAAACCATCGGCATCATCAAAGGCAGGAATACCGCCTAGGTTACCTGCAGATGGGTTGACATCCTGAAGTTGACCGAAAGATTGAATGGTGACTAATAAACCTAAAGAAAATGCAATGAGCTTCATAATATGATTGTTTTAAATTGATGAACAATTCCACACAAAATGAAGCTCACTGTAATACATCTACTACTGGTGCTGTACGTAGTTGAGTATCATTTTGAGGTCCTCTTCGTTTCCGAAGGACTTATCGTATTTCTTGGCATATTCTTTAGCGATCTCGCCTTTTACGGGACCCAATGCCTTTACGATATTACTTTTATTGAATTTGAACTCCCGAATGGACTCTTCGGTATCCATATAGTATTCGTGACGCTGAATTATCTTATCCCTTGTTCGAGCCAACATAGGATTCGGGCTGGCTTCCAGGATGTCGATGGAATATCCTTTCAGGATAGTAAAATCGTCTCCTTGATAAATTACTTCGAATACACGCTGGCGCTTTAACGGTTCGTAGTAGTAGCTTTTAAAGGTCTTACCTCCAACCTGAATTTTCTCGATGCTGGCAAAGTTGTAAGAAGAGATAGAGTCTCCCTTCTTTCTTTCGAACATCGAGCGCTGAATATTAAAATTAATATTCTCCGAATTGAAAACACCGCCATCATTCTTGGCGTAGATGCGCGCGGCATTGTCCCATCCGTCAAACAGGTATACTGATCCCTCGCGATCAAATTTCGGATTATAGAAGGAAAATCCTCCTGTTAGGGTCGATCCTGTACCTTGAGTACTGGTCGCTAGACGCTGCATACGGAAAGTATCTCCGGTTTGGTTCGCATCAACATTGGCATTTTGAGCAACAGTAAGTCCGGTAATTAATAATAGTCCGGCAATTAATGATTTCATAGAATTTTGTTTTCGGTTCAAATAAAAATACTAAGGGTAAAAAAAGGGTAAGACTCTGTCGAATCTTACCCTTTACGTTTTGTTTTAAGATCTAACGTCCAATCTTATTCTTCCTCTTTAACCGCAGTAGCTACAGGGGCTGCCGCAACAGCAGCACCACTCTTACCACCTCTTCGGCTTCTTCGGGTCGATTTCTTCTTAGCTGGTTTTCCAGCATTGTAAAGCTCGTTATAATCTACCAATTCGATCATGGCCATTTCGGCATTATCTCCAAGACGATTACCCAACTTGATAATGCGGGTATATCCTCCTGGACGATCTCCTACCTTGACAGCAACGTCGCGGAACAGTTCCGTAACAGCATCCTTTTGGCGCAGACGGCTGTAAACAACTCGACGGTTGTGAGTAGTGTCCTCTTTGGACTTGGTCACCAACGGCTCAACGAACTGTTTCAGCGCCTTGGCCTTAGCCAGGGTCGTATTGATTCTTTTGTGTTCTATCAGGGAGCAAGCCATATTGGCCAACATCGATTTACGATGCGCGGTTTTTCTCCCCAGGTGATTAAATTTCTTTCCGTGTCTCATTTTCTTATACTTTCAGGTAGTTCATCCACATCGGAAAACAACCTAATCTTTATCCAATTTATACTTAGACAGGTCCATCCCGAAGCTCAGCCCTTTTACATTGACCAGCTCTTCCAGCTCGGTCAATGACTTCTTACCAAAGTTTCTGAACTTCATCAGATCGTTCTTGTTGTAAGAAACCAGGTCTCCCAGGGTATCTACTTCGGCCGCTTTCAGACAGTTAAGCGCTCGAACGGACAGATCCAGATCGATCAATTTGGTCTTCAGCAACTGTCGCATGTGCAAGGACTCCTCATCGTAGGTCTCTGTCTGAGCAATCTCATCAGATTCCAGGGTAATGCGCTCGTCACTGAACAGCATAAAGTGATGAATAAGGGTCTTAGCACCTTCTGTCAGGGCTTTCTTAGGATGAATAGAACCATCGGTGATGATCTCAAAAACCAACTTTTCATAATCGGTCTTCTGCTCCACACGATAGTTCTCGATGCTGTACTTCACATTCTTGATCGGAGTGTAGATCGAATCCGTGAAGATGGTACCAAGAGGTGCGTTGGCTTTCTTGTTCTCCTCTGCGGGAACATATCCACGTCCTCTTTCGATAGTGATCTCCATATTCAGATTCACCTTAGAATCCATATTACAGATTACCAGTTCCGGGTTCAATACCTGGAATCCAGAAATGTACTTTTGGAAATCTCCGGCGGTCAATTGATCAGCTCCAGAAACAGAGATGGTCACGGTCTCGTTGTCGATCTCGTCGATCTGACGCTTGAACCGAACCTGCTTCAGGTTAAGAACGATCTCAGTCACATCTTCCACCACACCAGCGATCGTTGAAAACTCATGGTCGACTCCTTCGATACGAACCGAAGTGATCGCAAATCCCTCTAAAGAGGAAAGTAAAACACGTCTTAATGCGTTACCTATGGTCAGACCGTAACCAGGTTCCAAGGGACGAAACTCGAATTTCCCCTCGAAATCGGTCGAGCTGATCATGATAACTTTATCAGGCTTTTGAAAACTAAATACTGCCATAGTGTGACTCCTGTGTGTTAAGATTACTTAGAATATAATTCGACGATGTACTGCTCGTTGATGTTCTCCGGGATCTGCAGACGCTGAGGAACAGAAACGAAAGTTCCTTGTTTGTTCTCAGGATTCCAGCTGATCCACTCGTAAACATGACTGGCGTTGGCCAGTGAATTCTCGATCACTTCCATAGACTTGGACTTCTCTCGAACTCCAACTACATCTCCAGCTTTCAGCTGATAGGATGGAATGTTCACTTTGTTGCCATTCACCGTAATGTGACGGTGAGAAACCAACTGACGTGCAGCACTTCGTGACGGCGCGATCCCCATGCGGTAAACTACGTTATCCAGACGGGACTCACACAATTGAAGCAAAACCTCACCTGTAATTCCAGGAGCGGCAGTTGCCTTTTTAAATAGGTTACGGAATTGACGCTCCAGGATACCATAGGTATACTTGGCTTTTTGCTTTTCAGCCAATTGGATAGCGTATTCTGATTTCTTCCCTCGACGACGGTTATTCCCGTGCTGTCCAGGAGGGTAATTTCTCTTTTCGAAGGACTTATCGTCTCCGAAAATCGCTTCGCCAAACTTACGGGCGATCTTAGTTTTTGGACCAGTATATCTTGCCATTTACTTTGAATTTGAAGGGTAGTGCCTGATTAAGGTCATCCTCTGGCACCGCTCTCCCTTCGGTTTATACTTAATTGATTATACTCTTCTTCGTTTCGGAGGACGACATCCGTTGTGCGGCATTGGAGTTACGTCAATGATCTCGGTTACCTCTATTCCATTGTTGTGAATGGTTCTGATAGCCGATTCCCGTCCATTACCTGGACCTTTAACGTATGCCTTTACCTTGCGCAGACCTGCTGCCTGGGCCACACCAAGAGCATCCTCAGCTGCTAATTGAGCAGCATAAGGTGTGTTCTTCTTGGATCCGCGGAATCCCATTTTACCGGCAGAAGACCATGAGATCACGTCTCCGTTCTTATTGGTAAAAGAAATGATGATGTTATTGAAAGAGGCTGTAATGTGAGCTTCACCTACAGACTCCACCTGCACCTTTCTTTTCTTCGTAGTTTTTGAGCTAGACTTTGCCATATCTCTAGGTATTATTTAGTTGCTTTCTTCTTGTTAGCAACTGTTTTACGTTTTCCTTTACGTGTACGAGAGTTGTTCTTGGTTCTCTGTCCTCGTAGTGGTAATCCCACACGGTGACGAATTCCTCGGTAACACCCGATGTCCATCAAACGCTTGATGTTCAACTGGACCTCACTACGTAATTCACCTTCGATCTTGAAGGACCCTACAGCCTCACGA contains:
- the eno gene encoding phosphopyruvate hydratase, whose protein sequence is MSIIIDIVARQIFDSRGNPTVEVDVITENGILGRAAVPSGASTGEHEAVELRDGGSDYMGKGVLTAVENVNGKIAGTLLGISVFDQEMIDKIMLELDGTPNKSSLGANAILGVSLAAAKAAANELAMPLYRYVGGVSAKTLPVPMMNIINGGSHSDAPIAFQEFMVMPVNAESFTEALKMGSEIFHNLKKVLHDRGLSTAVGDEGGFAPTLGGTEDALETIALATEKAGYKLGEQVMIALDCASAEFYKDGVYDYTIFEGDKGEKRDSRQQAEYLAELAGKYPIISIEDGMDENDWEGWKHLTDLVGDKVQLVGDDLFVTNVERLGRGIEQGIANSILIKVNQIGTLTETIAAVNMAHNAGYTCVMSHRSGETEDNTIADLAVALNTGQIKTGSASRSDRMAKYNQLIRIEEQLDEIAYYPGRSAFKV
- the carA gene encoding glutamine-hydrolyzing carbamoyl-phosphate synthase small subunit, translated to MKYQTRKPALILLADGTIFHGKAVGGKEGTAFGEVCFNTGMTGYQEIFTDPSYYGQLMVTTNAHIGNYGTFEEENESNGVKIAGLICRNFSYHQSRPLADDSLEGFLDKNKLLAISDVDTRALVSYIRDNGAMNAVISTRVDEVDQLKKELAEVPDMKGLELASKVSTKEPYFFGDENATYKISALDIGIKKNILRNLASRDCYIKVFPYDASFEQMSDFQPDGYFFSNGPGDPEPLTQSIETAKKVIDSGKPAFGICLGHQVLAQAMGISTYKMHHGHRGINHPVKNLETGKGEITSQNHGFAINREETEAHEQVSITHVHLNDHTVAGIRIAGKPVFSVQYHPEASPGPHDARYLFDEFLTNVKSHSLVGA
- the rplQ gene encoding 50S ribosomal protein L17, with translation MRHGKKFNHLGRKTAHRKSMLANMACSLIEHKRINTTLAKAKALKQFVEPLVTKSKEDTTHNRRVVYSRLRQKDAVTELFRDVAVKVGDRPGGYTRIIKLGNRLGDNAEMAMIELVDYNELYNAGKPAKKKSTRRSRRGGKSGAAVAAAPVATAVKEEE
- a CDS encoding DNA-directed RNA polymerase subunit alpha — translated: MAVFSFQKPDKVIMISSTDFEGKFEFRPLEPGYGLTIGNALRRVLLSSLEGFAITSVRIEGVDHEFSTIAGVVEDVTEIVLNLKQVRFKRQIDEIDNETVTISVSGADQLTAGDFQKYISGFQVLNPELVICNMDSKVNLNMEITIERGRGYVPAEENKKANAPLGTIFTDSIYTPIKNVKYSIENYRVEQKTDYEKLVFEIITDGSIHPKKALTEGAKTLIHHFMLFSDERITLESDEIAQTETYDEESLHMRQLLKTKLIDLDLSVRALNCLKAAEVDTLGDLVSYNKNDLMKFRNFGKKSLTELEELVNVKGLSFGMDLSKYKLDKD
- the rpsD gene encoding 30S ribosomal protein S4 gives rise to the protein MARYTGPKTKIARKFGEAIFGDDKSFEKRNYPPGQHGNNRRRGKKSEYAIQLAEKQKAKYTYGILERQFRNLFKKATAAPGITGEVLLQLCESRLDNVVYRMGIAPSRSAARQLVSHRHITVNGNKVNIPSYQLKAGDVVGVREKSKSMEVIENSLANASHVYEWISWNPENKQGTFVSVPQRLQIPENINEQYIVELYSK
- the rpsK gene encoding 30S ribosomal protein S11, with protein sequence MAKSSSKTTKKRKVQVESVGEAHITASFNNIIISFTNKNGDVISWSSAGKMGFRGSKKNTPYAAQLAAEDALGVAQAAGLRKVKAYVKGPGNGRESAIRTIHNNGIEVTEIIDVTPMPHNGCRPPKRRRV
- the rpsM gene encoding 30S ribosomal protein S13, whose amino-acid sequence is MARIAGVDIPNHKRGVIALTYIFGVGKSRAQQVLDKAGVSEDKKVSEWNDEEIGKIREAVGSFKIEGELRSEVQLNIKRLMDIGCYRGIRHRVGLPLRGQRTKNNSRTRKGKRKTVANKKKATK